One Pyrus communis chromosome 4, drPyrComm1.1, whole genome shotgun sequence genomic region harbors:
- the LOC137730922 gene encoding cadmium/zinc-transporting ATPase HMA2-like, with product MAKLVEEAQNSKTRTQRFIDKCAMFYTPAVLVISVSIAVIPAALHVHNWSKWFHLALVVLVSACPCGLILSTPVVTFCTLTKAATSGLLIKGGDYVEILAKVKIMAFDKTGTITRGEFVVMDFQSLRDDISLNTLLYWVASIERKSSHPMADALVDYGRSLSIEPKPENVEEFQNFPGEGIHGKIDGQDIYIGNRKIALRAACEIVPTTEGSNGGKTIGYIYSGGTPAGVFTISDACRSGAAEAIRELKKLGIKTAMLTGDSNAASLHTNEQLKQALEVVHAELLPEDKARIVKEFKTEGNTAMVGDGINDAPALATADIGISMGISGSALAQETGNIILLSNDIRKLPKAVRLARRANRKVVENVVLSITTKVGILALGFAGHPLVWAAVLADVGTCMLVIFNSMLLLQGTQKHGGSTSAPHAHKHGSHGHSLSHKNQHCCSDSKPVKACEPQKCSSQCQPTPLNSSLPCMLKCSDDLRKARHCDEASCMKVNKDLESQNKHNHGFLSHHNLSSCAEGDKIHEAKHCDGSASSLVEIPKLTSKGHCHSTHCSKEHSTKESDGVHEGKHCNHSIFSLDESKRLTDSDISHSRNWGKERSRKEGDAIHEPKHCNHSAFSMEECQKLTSTGHCCSTHCGKDHIHNEALGETFATSCDHQRHCNLDENLPPYTTIDIVTGCDQAESTPTKSCIGSGTMEKEVCCSESVAIQACVLEKREVGGCCKSYMKECCGSHGHIGSSFKGCLSEITIE from the exons CATTACATGTTCACAATTGGAGCAAGTGGTTTCACTTAGCTTTGGTTGTTTTAGTGAGTGCATGTCCTTGCGGCCTCATCCTCTCTACACCCGTTGTGACTTTTTGCACACTCACAAAGGCAGCAACATCCGGACTGCTAATCAAAGGAGGTGACTACGTTGAGATCCTTGCTAAAGTCAAGATCATGGCTTTTGACAAAACTGGGACAATAACAAGGGGTGAATTTGTGGTGATGGATTTTCAATCTCTTCGTGATGACATTAGCTTGAACACATTGCTTTACTG GGTTGCAAGCATTGAGAGGAAGTCCAGTCATCCAATGGCAGATGCGCTGGTTGACTATGGAAGATCGCTTTCGATTGAGCCAAAACCTGAAAATGTGGAggagtttcaaaattttcccgGGGAAGGTATCCATGGGAAAATTGATGGACAAGATATCTACATTGGAAACAGAAAAATAGCTTTACGAGCTGCTTGTGAAATAG TTCCTACAACTGAAGGTTCTAATGGTGGGAAAACGATTGGATACATATACTCTGGAGGAACCCCAGCCGGAGTCTTTACAATATCTGATGCTTGTCGATCTGGGGCTGCAGAGGCTATCAGAGAGCTGAAGAAGTTGGGTATTAAAACAGCTATGCTCACTGGAGATAGTAATGCTGCCTCATTGCATACAAATGAACAG CTTAAGCAAGCTCTCGAGGTAGTACATGCAGAACTTCTACCTGAAGATAAGGCAAGAATCGTTAAAGAATTTAAAACGGAAGGAAATACAGcaatggttggagatggtatcaATGATGCCCCTGCATTAGCCACAGCGGATATTGGTATCTCAATGGGCATTTCAGGATCAGCCCTTGCTCAAGAAACTGGGAATATAATTTTACTGTCAAATGACATTAGGAAACTACCAAAAGCAGTCCGACTGGCGAGAAGAGCTAATAGAAAAGTGGTTGAGAATGTTGTTTTGTCAATCACTACTAAGGTTGGTATCCTTGCACTGGGATTTGCAGGGCATCCGCTCGTTTGGGCTGCGGTTCTTGCTGATGTTGGGACATGCATGCTTGTTATATTCAATAGCATGCTACTCTTACAAGGAACCCAAAAGCATGGAGGGAGTACTTCTGCGCCACATGCCCATAAACATGGAAGCCATGGACATAGCCTCTCTCACAAAAACCAACATTGTTGCTCAGATAGCAAACCTGTGAAAGCCTGTGAACCTCAAAAGTGTTCATCGCAGTGCCAGCCTACTCCCTTGAATTCAAGCTTGCCGTGTATGCTTAAGTGCAGTGATGACTTACGCAAGGCAAGACACTGTGATGAAGCAAGCTGCATGAAAGTCAATAAAGATCTTGAGTCACAGAATAAACACAATCATGGTTTTTTGAGTCATCATAATTTGAGCTCATGTGCAGAAGGTGATAAAATTCACGAGGCAAAACACTGCGATGGTTCTGCTTCTTCTTTGGTGGAAATTCCAAAGTTGACAAGTAAAGGTCATTGCCACTCAACGCACTGCAGCAAAGAGCACAGCACAAAGGAAAGTGATGGAGTCCATGAGGGAAAACACTGCAATCATTCTATCTTTTCTTTGGATGAAAGCAAAAGATTGACAGATAGTGACATTTCCCACTCAAGAAACTGGGGAAAGGAGCGTAGTAGAAAGGAAGGTGATGCAATACACGAGCCAAAACACTGCAACCATTCTGCTTTTTCAATGGAGGAATGCCAAAAATTGACAAGTACTGGTCATTGCTGCTCAACTCACTGTGGCAAAGATCATATTCACAATGAAGCGTTAGGAGAGACGTTTGCCACAAGCTGTGATCATCAGCGTCACTGTAATCTAGATGAAAACTTGCCTCCTTATACGACTATTGATATTGTAACGGGTTGTGACCAAGCAGAATCAACCCCAACGAAATCTTGCATTGGCTCAGGGACTATGGAAAAGGAAGTGTGCTGCTCGGAATCAGTAGCAATTCAAGCTTGTGTGTTAGAGAAAAGAGAAGTCGGTGGGTGCTGCAAAAGCTACATGAAGGAATGCTGTGGTAGTCATGGGCATATTGGTTCTAGCTTTAAGGGTTGTTTATCAGAAATCACAATTGAATAG